In Pseudomonas fluorescens, the following are encoded in one genomic region:
- a CDS encoding alcohol dehydrogenase catalytic domain-containing protein: MTKLMLHATVHGPDDIRVEQVLRPSAGPDDIVVKVVVCGICGSDLGYARAGGLPMGGDGPLSLGHEFSGVIEEVGARVTALRKGQRVVVNPTTPANMIGSGGPGAFASHILVRNVMAESSVYPIPDTLDFETAALVEPLAVALHGVNRSRAGAGSKVVVFGAGPIGLGVVAMLRLRGVADIIAVDRVDSRLERARALGANATFNPDNCDLWAEIGKRHGAGTLYGMPVVDSDEFIEVSGAAPVIPQIIARARFGAHLTVVAVHHAPVAMDLAMALGKEMEVTTAMAYPTEFGEVLEILAAGRIDTTALISHRYAFEDFEQAFATAARADESAKVLVTFGCTMGIG; the protein is encoded by the coding sequence ATGACGAAATTGATGCTTCATGCAACGGTTCACGGACCTGACGATATTCGTGTCGAACAGGTACTGCGCCCCAGTGCCGGGCCGGACGATATTGTGGTCAAGGTCGTGGTCTGCGGTATCTGCGGCTCTGACCTCGGTTATGCGCGCGCCGGTGGCCTGCCGATGGGGGGCGATGGTCCCTTATCGCTCGGGCATGAGTTCTCGGGCGTGATCGAGGAGGTGGGCGCGCGAGTGACTGCGCTGCGCAAAGGCCAGCGCGTAGTGGTCAACCCGACGACGCCTGCGAACATGATCGGCTCCGGAGGCCCTGGGGCCTTCGCCTCGCACATTCTCGTGCGCAATGTCATGGCCGAGTCGTCGGTCTACCCCATTCCCGACACCCTGGACTTCGAAACCGCTGCACTGGTCGAGCCGCTCGCCGTCGCGCTGCACGGCGTCAACCGGTCGCGTGCCGGCGCTGGTAGCAAAGTAGTCGTTTTCGGCGCGGGTCCCATCGGGCTCGGTGTCGTGGCAATGCTCCGTTTGCGCGGCGTCGCGGACATCATCGCCGTCGATCGCGTGGACTCACGTCTGGAACGTGCGCGCGCACTCGGTGCAAACGCCACGTTCAATCCCGACAATTGCGATCTCTGGGCTGAAATCGGCAAGCGCCATGGCGCTGGCACGCTCTACGGGATGCCAGTGGTGGATTCCGACGAATTCATCGAGGTGTCGGGCGCCGCTCCGGTCATTCCCCAAATCATTGCGCGCGCACGTTTCGGGGCACATCTGACGGTGGTGGCGGTGCATCACGCACCGGTCGCCATGGATTTGGCGATGGCGCTGGGCAAGGAGATGGAAGTGACCACCGCCATGGCCTATCCCACCGAGTTTGGCGAGGTGCTGGAGATCCTCGCCGCAGGCCGGATCGACACCACCGCGCTGATTAGTCATCGCTACGCCTTCGAAGACTTCGAGCAAGCCTTCGCTACCGCCGCGCGTGCAGATGAATCGGCCAAGGTATTGGTGACGTTCGGATGCACAATGGGTATCGGATGA
- a CDS encoding Gfo/Idh/MocA family oxidoreductase, translating into MTHPIGAAVVGTGFGLFTHVRALREAGFEVRAIVGRDRARTIARAAPLGIPLATDSLAQVLADPAIQLVTVATPPHAHYAPVMAAIAAGRHVVCEKPFARDAAEAVQMREAATKAGVHHLLGAEFRFDSAQALLRRVVQSGLIGTPRHFLRIYHQPGLQDSTSKLSDWWEDADQGGGFLGAFGSHMIDQVEYMFGPIARVSGMLQTLAPGRPTMTADDCYTVQFETDSGVAGSIIAALAAPGPLVMATKVVGSAGGAWIQSGATFGDPEEVWVSDTDGVRRIEMPADLVNAMPTAFPVAELIQTEQDRWHTMGFDVAPYARLFAEMRTRIENRAPAIPERAATFNDAARGQQVLDAIRLSARKRAWITI; encoded by the coding sequence ATGACCCATCCCATAGGTGCCGCCGTGGTCGGCACCGGCTTCGGCCTTTTTACCCATGTCCGTGCGTTGCGCGAGGCCGGCTTCGAGGTGCGCGCCATCGTCGGCCGAGACCGTGCCCGCACCATCGCCCGCGCCGCGCCACTGGGTATCCCACTGGCGACCGATAGTCTGGCCCAGGTGCTGGCTGATCCGGCGATACAGCTCGTTACGGTGGCAACGCCCCCGCACGCACACTATGCACCGGTGATGGCCGCGATCGCCGCCGGGCGGCATGTCGTGTGCGAAAAGCCCTTTGCCCGCGACGCCGCCGAAGCGGTGCAGATGCGCGAAGCCGCGACAAAGGCAGGTGTTCATCACCTGCTCGGCGCCGAATTCCGCTTCGACAGCGCGCAGGCGTTGCTGCGGCGCGTCGTTCAGTCGGGTCTGATCGGCACACCGCGCCATTTCCTGCGCATCTACCATCAACCGGGCCTGCAGGACTCGACAAGCAAGCTCAGCGACTGGTGGGAGGACGCTGACCAGGGCGGCGGTTTCCTTGGCGCATTCGGCTCGCACATGATCGATCAGGTCGAATACATGTTCGGCCCCATCGCTCGTGTCAGCGGCATGCTGCAGACGCTGGCGCCCGGGCGCCCCACCATGACAGCCGACGATTGCTACACCGTGCAGTTCGAAACGGACAGCGGTGTTGCCGGGTCAATCATCGCCGCGCTGGCCGCGCCGGGGCCGCTGGTGATGGCCACCAAAGTGGTGGGCAGCGCAGGCGGCGCGTGGATTCAGAGCGGCGCGACGTTTGGTGACCCCGAAGAAGTCTGGGTGAGCGACACCGATGGTGTGCGGCGCATCGAGATGCCCGCGGATCTGGTCAACGCAATGCCGACAGCTTTTCCCGTCGCCGAGCTGATCCAGACCGAGCAGGACCGCTGGCACACCATGGGCTTCGATGTTGCGCCCTATGCGCGCCTGTTCGCCGAGATGCGCACGCGGATCGAAAATCGCGCACCCGCGATCCCCGAGCGTGCCGCCACATTCAACGACGCTGCGCGAGGCCAACAGGTGCTCGACGCCATTCGACTGTCGGCGCGCAAGCGCGCCTGGATCACAATCTGA
- a CDS encoding cysteine hydrolase family protein, with protein MRQALLIIDVQPGFDPPQWLIDGIQKLIGTLPSVATVERHDESITPFEKQLGWHPAPDDDSLIPADRIFIKHGYAPTPETIDYLRSLNVERVLVCGLQTETCCLAAGFALFDAGLQPTLITDLTVGSSLDRTGRLGVRLWEHHFKHTVSSKQL; from the coding sequence ATGCGCCAAGCCCTCCTGATCATCGACGTACAACCCGGCTTCGACCCGCCGCAGTGGCTGATCGACGGTATCCAGAAGCTGATCGGCACCCTGCCCAGTGTCGCCACGGTCGAGCGCCATGACGAATCCATAACCCCCTTCGAAAAACAGCTCGGCTGGCACCCCGCACCGGACGATGACAGCCTGATCCCGGCCGACCGCATTTTTATCAAGCACGGCTACGCGCCCACACCGGAAACCATCGACTACCTTAGAAGCCTCAACGTCGAACGCGTGCTGGTGTGCGGCCTGCAGACCGAGACCTGCTGCCTGGCGGCGGGGTTTGCGCTGTTTGATGCGGGTTTGCAGCCGACGTTGATCACGGATTTGACGGTGGGGTCATCGCTGGACCGGACGGGCAGGTTGGGGGTCAGGCTTTGGGAGCATCATTTCAAGCACACGGTGAGTTCCAAGCAACTTTGA